From the Nonlabens marinus S1-08 genome, one window contains:
- a CDS encoding T9SS type B sorting domain-containing protein, which translates to MMKILIYSILALTCFHTTAQKEADNWYFGKNAGISFTNGAPTALLDGKIEVVYEGSATISDATGNLLFYSDGLTVWNRDHQVMPNGTGLNGHISSSNSAMIVKKPSSETIYYVFTLVEQGYDGGLQYSEIDMSLDGGLGDITSVKNISLRTNTTEHAAIFKVKNENAYWLIVHDWDNANFLSYKISSSGINATPIVSTTGVVLGMPDRLEAIGHMKVSPRGDQLIMTSPKINLVQLFDFNDQTGVLSNAQSISQNSFSDPYGIEFSPNGNLFYISNTLNQINQFDLRGSIEQIKNSQYNYGNDDLINGSLQLGPDGKIYLAQYGAEYLSVINKPNERGEQADFVEEGVYLGGNNAYFGLPIFNQEIFYNGFQTTNNCLGSNTEFVLGDSIDTLDSVMWDFGDGSTSTTENPIHMFQSTGTYEVSLTLFYNGKSNVEYQKIKILNAPVANNVEDLNVCSTDGFQIFDLTTLKSTVLGSQDPDIYDVKFYASEEDLENNNPINEPSNYQNANAFQTQEIYATVSTGSIDCTDSTLFRINVFESPSLPVVLPEMVVCEDGEEIRDANGAILYDLDEIDKMLLDFFTTLDFDFTYFSSEMDATNRTDPLLGIYPLSSSSVNVFVRVANRLKPDCYEIRPVSIKTYDTPLAYQVDTLEQCASEDGGSVTVDLTLQNQNILNGQSTTDYAVSYYLTQDDALSATNVLSQGILETSETKEVYARVENVLSDQCFSITSFITEIVERPILELEEQYLLCNNIGTLEIQLEDLYDSIRWSNGTTANNIQINQAGVYTVTVYKEYDSVVCETFKEFTVIESTPPQITDLTVREFSQNRNSIEVIMGNTGSFEYSIDNVNFQTSRVFQNVEAGTYEVIARDVSGCGISTQLIQILDYPQFFTPNGDGYHDFWHIKNSISDLDSLVFIYDRYGKLIKQLTPQEEGWNGTSNGVPMPSSDYWFEYKKSDNTSIRGHFSLKR; encoded by the coding sequence ATGATGAAAATACTAATATATAGCATCCTTGCTTTAACCTGCTTTCACACTACTGCGCAAAAAGAAGCTGACAATTGGTACTTTGGTAAAAATGCAGGAATATCATTTACTAATGGAGCTCCAACGGCACTGTTAGACGGTAAAATTGAGGTCGTATATGAAGGTAGTGCTACGATTTCAGACGCTACGGGCAATCTATTGTTTTATTCAGATGGATTGACAGTATGGAATAGAGACCACCAGGTCATGCCCAATGGAACTGGATTGAATGGACATATCTCGAGTTCAAATTCTGCCATGATTGTAAAAAAGCCTAGTTCTGAAACCATATATTATGTTTTCACTCTGGTAGAACAGGGTTATGATGGAGGATTACAATATTCTGAAATCGACATGTCATTGGACGGTGGTCTTGGTGACATTACCAGTGTGAAAAATATTTCTTTAAGAACTAACACGACAGAACATGCAGCCATATTTAAAGTAAAAAATGAAAATGCGTATTGGCTAATAGTCCACGATTGGGATAATGCAAACTTTTTGAGCTATAAAATTTCTTCATCTGGTATTAATGCCACCCCCATAGTTAGTACAACTGGAGTTGTTTTAGGTATGCCTGACAGATTGGAAGCAATTGGACATATGAAAGTGTCGCCTAGAGGAGATCAATTGATTATGACAAGTCCTAAAATTAACTTGGTTCAGTTGTTTGATTTTAATGATCAAACTGGTGTACTTTCCAATGCACAGTCAATTTCTCAGAACTCCTTCAGCGACCCCTATGGAATCGAGTTTTCACCCAACGGCAACCTTTTCTATATTTCAAATACCCTAAATCAAATCAATCAATTTGATCTAAGGGGGTCAATAGAACAAATAAAGAATTCACAATACAACTATGGTAATGACGATCTCATCAACGGAAGCCTGCAATTAGGTCCTGATGGGAAAATATATTTAGCTCAATACGGTGCAGAATACCTCAGTGTTATAAATAAACCTAATGAAAGAGGAGAACAAGCAGATTTCGTAGAAGAAGGTGTCTATCTAGGTGGGAATAACGCTTATTTTGGATTGCCTATTTTCAATCAGGAGATTTTTTACAATGGCTTTCAAACTACGAACAACTGTTTAGGGAGTAACACAGAGTTCGTACTTGGGGATTCAATCGATACATTAGATTCTGTGATGTGGGATTTTGGTGACGGTAGCACTTCCACCACTGAGAATCCAATTCATATGTTTCAGAGCACTGGGACATATGAGGTATCTCTAACACTTTTCTACAACGGTAAATCAAACGTAGAATATCAAAAGATAAAGATTCTTAATGCGCCAGTTGCCAATAATGTTGAGGATTTAAATGTTTGCTCCACTGATGGTTTTCAAATCTTTGATTTGACCACTTTAAAAAGTACTGTTTTGGGTTCACAAGATCCGGACATATACGATGTGAAATTTTATGCGAGTGAAGAAGATCTTGAAAATAATAATCCCATTAATGAGCCCAGCAACTATCAAAATGCAAATGCTTTTCAAACTCAAGAAATTTACGCGACTGTATCTACTGGATCAATAGATTGTACGGACTCAACCTTGTTTAGGATTAACGTATTTGAATCCCCTTCATTACCTGTTGTGCTACCAGAGATGGTAGTCTGTGAAGATGGTGAAGAGATAAGAGATGCTAATGGTGCTATTTTATATGACTTGGATGAGATTGATAAAATGCTTCTCGATTTCTTTACTACTCTTGATTTTGATTTCACTTATTTTTCGTCTGAAATGGATGCTACAAATAGGACCGATCCGCTTTTGGGTATTTATCCATTATCTAGCTCAAGTGTGAATGTTTTTGTAAGAGTAGCAAATCGTCTAAAACCAGATTGTTATGAAATACGACCAGTATCGATCAAAACATACGACACACCATTAGCATATCAAGTAGATACATTGGAGCAGTGCGCGTCTGAAGATGGAGGATCTGTTACCGTAGATCTTACCTTACAGAATCAAAACATTTTAAATGGACAAAGCACTACTGATTACGCGGTAAGTTATTATTTAACTCAAGACGATGCGCTAAGTGCAACAAATGTTTTATCGCAAGGTATTCTGGAAACTAGTGAAACTAAAGAGGTGTATGCCAGAGTGGAGAATGTCCTATCTGATCAATGCTTTTCTATAACCTCCTTCATAACGGAAATAGTTGAACGACCAATTTTAGAATTGGAGGAACAATATTTACTTTGTAATAATATAGGGACATTAGAAATTCAATTAGAAGATCTATACGATAGTATCAGGTGGTCTAATGGTACAACTGCCAATAATATACAAATCAATCAGGCTGGTGTTTATACGGTTACGGTTTATAAAGAATATGACTCTGTTGTTTGTGAAACCTTCAAAGAATTTACAGTTATTGAATCAACACCGCCTCAAATAACAGATTTAACAGTACGCGAATTCTCGCAAAACAGGAATTCAATCGAGGTAATAATGGGCAATACGGGATCATTTGAGTATTCCATTGACAATGTTAATTTTCAGACATCACGGGTATTTCAAAATGTGGAAGCTGGAACTTACGAAGTAATTGCACGGGATGTTTCAGGATGCGGAATTTCAACTCAACTTATTCAAATACTTGATTATCCTCAATTCTTTACCCCCAATGGGGATGGCTATCATGATTTTTGGCATATCAAAAACTCTATTTCAGACCTTGATTCCCTAGTGTTCATTTATGATAGATATGGCAAACTAATTAAGCAATTAACACCTCAAGAGGAAGGTTGGAACGGCACATCCAACGGTGTGCCAATGCCTTCATCTGATTACTGGTTTGAATATAAGAAATCAGATAATACCAGTATTAGAGGACATTTTTCTCTTAAACGTTGA
- a CDS encoding TIGR03915 family putative DNA repair protein — MERVLQYDGSFDGLLTTIFTIYQHKIKSPIIQAPAQQQSSIFGTAHEVITEPEKAHRVLKRMNELSTPQDMREFYKAFLSEVIGIENTLFQYCQQTFEAGKAPSGDYGNSIILKISQAAKMVGREKHRMEAFIRFHLIEDDLYYANCEPDFNVLPLIASHFKNRYADQKWVIYDLKRDFGISYDLHEVVEVTINFKDPRSQRGIVNTGGLKESRFRESENNYRDLWNQYFKSTNIESRKNMKLHLQHVPRRYWKYLSEKVA, encoded by the coding sequence ATGGAACGCGTTTTACAATATGACGGAAGTTTTGATGGTTTGTTGACTACCATCTTTACCATTTACCAGCACAAGATCAAGAGCCCAATCATCCAAGCACCTGCACAGCAACAAAGCAGCATTTTCGGGACTGCTCATGAGGTGATTACAGAACCTGAAAAGGCCCATCGTGTCTTGAAACGCATGAATGAACTGAGCACACCACAGGACATGAGGGAGTTTTACAAAGCTTTTTTAAGTGAGGTCATCGGTATAGAAAACACCTTGTTTCAATATTGCCAACAAACTTTTGAAGCAGGAAAAGCACCCTCTGGTGATTATGGGAACAGCATCATTCTTAAAATATCCCAAGCCGCCAAAATGGTGGGCCGCGAGAAACACCGCATGGAAGCTTTTATACGTTTTCACTTAATTGAGGACGATTTGTATTATGCGAACTGTGAGCCAGATTTCAATGTTCTGCCTTTAATCGCTTCACATTTCAAAAACCGCTATGCCGACCAGAAATGGGTGATCTATGATCTTAAAAGAGATTTCGGCATCTCCTACGATCTTCATGAAGTAGTAGAAGTTACCATCAATTTCAAGGATCCCAGGTCGCAGCGCGGCATCGTTAACACGGGCGGCTTGAAGGAATCTCGCTTTCGCGAAAGCGAAAACAACTACAGAGACCTATGGAATCAGTACTTTAAGAGCACTAACATAGAGTCTCGTAAAAACATGAAGCTGCATCTACAGCACGTTCCAAGAAGGTATTGGAAATATTTGAGTGAAAAGGTGGCTTAA
- a CDS encoding putative DNA modification/repair radical SAM protein, which yields MNYERIKEKLEILADAAKYDVSCSSRGSKRQNKNKGLGDSSGMGICHSYTEDGRCVSLLKILLTNVCIFDCAYCVTRKSNDIKRAGFTVQEVVDLTINFYRRNYIEGLFLSSGIFTSPDATMERLIRVAKKLRLEENFNGYIHLKSIPGASDELMQEAGLYADRLSVNIEIPTKEGLKLLAPDKDHKDFIQPMKAVKNAIDLYKSEKEIIKSTPIYAPAGQSTQMIVGATGESDRDIMYSANFFYNKFQMKRVYYSGYIPVADDSRLPAIGTEVPMMRENRLYQTDWLLRFYGFDVREILNEHHQNLDMDIDPKLSWALRNLDQFPIDINRAEKRMLARIPGVGMKSVGKILSARRYRKLGWDHLKAIGISMNRSKYFITCSSREFESRDLTPIQIKSQILLSGSSKYSKNFTNQLSLF from the coding sequence ATGAACTACGAAAGAATAAAAGAGAAGTTAGAAATACTGGCAGATGCTGCTAAGTATGACGTGAGTTGTAGCAGCCGCGGCAGCAAACGGCAAAATAAAAATAAAGGACTGGGCGATTCCAGTGGTATGGGCATATGCCACAGCTATACGGAAGATGGCCGTTGCGTGTCCCTGCTCAAGATCTTGCTTACTAATGTGTGTATTTTTGATTGCGCCTACTGCGTGACTCGTAAATCTAATGATATCAAACGTGCTGGTTTTACGGTACAGGAAGTGGTGGATCTTACCATCAATTTTTACAGACGCAATTATATTGAGGGATTGTTTTTAAGCTCTGGGATTTTTACAAGTCCAGATGCCACGATGGAACGCCTGATAAGAGTCGCCAAGAAACTGCGCCTAGAAGAAAACTTCAATGGCTACATTCATTTGAAATCTATACCAGGCGCCAGTGATGAACTGATGCAAGAAGCTGGATTGTATGCAGATCGTTTATCTGTCAATATAGAAATTCCCACTAAAGAAGGATTAAAACTCCTAGCGCCAGATAAAGACCACAAAGATTTCATACAGCCTATGAAGGCGGTAAAGAATGCCATTGACCTGTATAAATCTGAAAAGGAGATCATCAAGAGCACTCCTATTTACGCGCCAGCAGGCCAAAGTACCCAGATGATTGTAGGTGCAACTGGAGAAAGCGATCGGGATATTATGTACAGTGCCAACTTCTTTTACAATAAATTTCAGATGAAGCGGGTGTACTATTCGGGTTACATACCCGTGGCAGACGATTCCAGATTACCAGCTATAGGTACTGAAGTTCCTATGATGCGAGAGAACCGACTCTATCAAACCGACTGGCTGCTGCGATTTTATGGGTTTGATGTACGAGAGATCCTAAACGAACATCATCAAAATCTGGATATGGATATCGACCCTAAGCTTTCTTGGGCATTACGCAATCTGGATCAATTCCCCATTGACATCAATAGAGCGGAAAAACGAATGCTAGCACGCATTCCAGGAGTGGGAATGAAGTCTGTAGGCAAGATTTTAAGTGCCCGTCGTTATAGAAAATTGGGCTGGGATCACTTGAAGGCAATAGGTATTTCCATGAATCGGTCTAAATATTTTATTACCTGCAGTTCTAGAGAATTTGAGAGCCGCGACTTGACGCCTATACAGATCAAGAGTCAGATTCTATTATCTGGGAGCAGCAAATACAGTAAAAATTTCACTAACCAATTAAGCCTTTTCTAA
- a CDS encoding DNA polymerase III subunit alpha: MYLNNHTEYSMRYGTFKEEELIDLAVANGLQTIVLTDINNTSACLNFVRLLEGKSQKPVIGIDFRRDHQALYVAIAKNNAGFQEMNSHLSFHLENKIPIPDQAPEFENSFVIYPLKKVMEMKKIRFRESEFIGISIAALRKLPFTDYIKLKDKLVVLQTVSFRNKRDFNAHRLLRCIDLNILLSQLPEDQQGSIQDQMIPLVNLEKVFEEYPYILKNTTQLLEECSICFDYDKSLLNANQKTYHRDRANNVAADLELLKQLAQEGIPYRYEQSTPDIVQRIEKEITTVARKGFVAYFLINWEICKYARDKGYFYVGRGSGANSILAYLLQITEVDPIELDLYFERFINDYRSSPPDFDLDFSWDDREDVTRFIFDRFDNVALLATYNTFQYRAVIRELGKVFGLPKADIDQLSTGDLRHSKLDQMHRLVLKYAHHIKDKPNYTSIHAGGILITERPLHYYSATSLPPKGFPTVQFDMHIAEDAGIHKFDILAQRGLGKIRDAIQIIKKNQPEAQVADVRRDTKKFMKDASINAMISQAKCIGCFYVESPAMRMLLSKLATDDYIGLVAASSVIRPGVAQSGMMREFILRTRYPEKRAEAHPIMQSIMPETYGIMVYQEDVIKVAHYYAKLDLGEADILRRGMSGKYRSREEFQKVEQKYYQNCLDQGYDPAESQEIWNQIKSFAGYAFAKGHSASYAVESYQSLYLKRYFPLEYMTATLNNGGGFYRPELYVHEAKMCGATIEAPCINHSDIANTIEGTTIYLGYSYLKELEHKTMKHIVEARWRDGAFQSLEDFINRVLISVDQISILIRINAFRFTGMDRYELLWQALFKMDKNPKKVIQKQLFVPKYKESHIPRLTTTQQELAFEQIELLGFPLCSHFDLLASPTRNNKTRKDLKAHLNSMILIYGYVINIKTTHTGKGMRMQFGTFIDRDGHFFDTVMFPSVAARITFRGSGIYAVYGKVVEEFYFYSIEVQNMEKADYIQDPRYAEDNPQTMQRLDKQASLRERRMGNGNGYRRQELPHEKVEIHQPGGSRKPGKVRE; encoded by the coding sequence ATGTACCTCAATAACCACACAGAATATTCCATGCGATACGGCACTTTTAAAGAAGAAGAGCTGATCGATCTTGCAGTGGCAAATGGGCTACAAACCATTGTGCTGACAGATATCAACAACACCAGCGCTTGCCTAAATTTTGTACGACTGCTGGAAGGAAAGTCTCAAAAACCTGTGATAGGCATTGACTTCCGCAGGGATCATCAAGCGTTGTACGTTGCCATTGCAAAAAATAACGCTGGGTTTCAGGAAATGAACAGCCACCTTTCTTTCCACCTAGAGAACAAAATTCCCATACCGGATCAGGCGCCTGAATTTGAAAACTCTTTTGTCATCTATCCATTGAAGAAAGTGATGGAGATGAAGAAAATTCGCTTTCGCGAAAGCGAATTCATAGGCATCTCCATTGCAGCTTTAAGAAAACTACCTTTTACCGATTATATTAAGTTGAAAGACAAACTGGTGGTGCTGCAAACTGTGAGTTTCCGTAATAAAAGGGATTTCAATGCGCACCGTTTGCTGCGATGCATTGACCTCAACATTCTGCTGAGTCAATTGCCGGAAGACCAGCAAGGATCAATACAAGACCAGATGATACCGCTAGTTAATCTAGAAAAAGTATTTGAGGAGTATCCCTATATCCTAAAAAATACGACTCAATTGCTGGAAGAGTGCAGCATCTGTTTTGACTATGACAAATCGTTGCTCAATGCTAATCAGAAAACATACCATCGCGACCGCGCCAATAATGTTGCTGCAGATCTAGAGCTATTGAAGCAACTCGCACAAGAAGGGATTCCTTACCGTTATGAACAATCAACTCCAGACATTGTACAGCGTATTGAAAAGGAAATTACCACAGTTGCTAGAAAGGGATTTGTCGCCTACTTTCTAATTAATTGGGAGATTTGCAAGTACGCTCGTGATAAAGGCTATTTCTATGTAGGTCGAGGCAGTGGGGCTAACAGCATCCTCGCTTATTTACTACAGATTACTGAGGTAGATCCTATAGAACTCGATCTATATTTTGAGCGGTTTATCAATGACTACCGCAGCAGTCCACCAGATTTTGATCTGGATTTCTCATGGGATGATCGTGAGGATGTAACGCGTTTCATTTTTGATCGTTTTGATAATGTAGCGCTACTCGCCACTTACAACACCTTTCAATACCGTGCAGTAATTAGAGAGTTGGGCAAAGTGTTTGGGTTGCCTAAGGCAGATATTGACCAGCTGAGTACTGGAGACTTGCGGCATTCTAAGCTCGATCAAATGCATCGCCTGGTATTGAAGTACGCTCATCACATCAAGGATAAACCCAACTACACGAGCATTCATGCTGGCGGAATCCTTATTACAGAGCGACCATTGCATTATTACAGTGCTACCAGTTTACCGCCTAAAGGTTTCCCTACCGTACAATTTGACATGCACATTGCAGAAGATGCCGGCATCCACAAATTTGACATTTTAGCCCAGCGCGGACTAGGGAAAATTAGAGATGCGATACAGATCATCAAAAAGAATCAACCAGAGGCACAGGTAGCAGATGTGCGCCGGGACACTAAAAAATTCATGAAAGACGCGAGCATTAATGCTATGATTTCACAGGCAAAATGCATCGGTTGTTTTTATGTAGAATCGCCTGCCATGCGCATGTTATTGAGCAAGCTAGCCACTGACGATTATATAGGTCTTGTCGCGGCAAGCTCTGTTATACGACCAGGTGTGGCACAAAGTGGGATGATGCGCGAGTTCATCTTGCGCACCCGTTACCCAGAAAAACGTGCAGAGGCGCATCCCATCATGCAAAGCATCATGCCTGAAACTTATGGCATCATGGTCTATCAAGAAGATGTGATCAAAGTGGCGCACTATTATGCAAAGCTCGATCTGGGCGAGGCAGACATATTACGACGAGGTATGAGCGGTAAATACCGGTCTAGAGAGGAGTTTCAAAAAGTAGAACAGAAATACTATCAAAACTGCCTTGACCAAGGTTACGATCCAGCAGAGTCTCAAGAAATCTGGAATCAAATCAAGAGTTTTGCGGGTTACGCTTTCGCGAAAGGTCATAGCGCCTCCTATGCCGTAGAGAGCTACCAAAGTTTATATTTAAAACGGTACTTCCCACTAGAGTACATGACCGCAACACTAAACAATGGTGGTGGGTTTTACCGCCCAGAACTCTACGTTCATGAAGCCAAAATGTGTGGTGCCACCATCGAGGCGCCCTGCATCAATCACAGCGATATTGCTAATACCATAGAAGGAACAACCATTTACTTAGGGTACAGCTACCTGAAGGAACTGGAGCATAAAACCATGAAACACATTGTCGAGGCCCGATGGCGAGATGGTGCTTTTCAATCCTTAGAAGATTTTATAAATCGGGTGCTGATAAGTGTGGATCAGATTTCCATATTGATACGCATCAACGCTTTCCGCTTTACCGGCATGGATAGGTATGAACTGTTGTGGCAGGCACTTTTTAAAATGGATAAAAATCCCAAAAAGGTGATTCAGAAACAATTGTTTGTTCCTAAATATAAAGAATCTCACATACCGCGGCTTACTACAACACAGCAAGAACTAGCTTTTGAGCAAATTGAGCTGCTCGGTTTTCCCTTGTGTTCTCATTTTGATTTACTGGCAAGCCCGACTCGCAACAATAAGACCCGTAAGGATCTCAAGGCCCACCTCAATAGTATGATCCTTATTTATGGATATGTAATCAATATAAAAACTACCCATACAGGAAAGGGTATGCGTATGCAGTTCGGGACATTTATAGATCGTGATGGTCATTTTTTTGATACCGTGATGTTTCCATCGGTGGCGGCAAGAATCACCTTTCGCGGAAGCGGTATTTATGCCGTCTATGGGAAAGTGGTAGAAGAGTTTTACTTCTACTCGATTGAAGTACAAAACATGGAGAAGGCAGATTATATACAAGATCCACGCTATGCAGAGGATAACCCGCAGACCATGCAGCGTCTGGACAAACAAGCCAGTTTGCGAGAACGCCGCATGGGTAACGGCAACGGGTATCGCAGGCAGGAGTTACCTCATGAAAAAGTAGAAATACATCAGCCAGGCGGCTCGCGTAAACCTGGAAAAGTTAGAGAATAA
- the dinB gene encoding DNA polymerase IV — protein MKKQIIHLDLDTFYVSVERKMDARLRNKPLLVGGTSDRGVVAACSYETRGYGVHSGMSMKLAKQLCPEAIVIRGNAGTYSKHSDEVTEIIKQETPLFEKSSIDEFYADLTGMDRFYGCYKLATEIRNKIIKETGLPISFGLSINKVVSKIATGEAKPDSQLMINDGCEKEFMAPLSIKKIPQVGDKTYQTLRHLGVRKIQTIQEMQEDMMVRVLGKNGSMIWRRAQGVDNRPVVAFNERKSISTERTFDKDTIDVHKLKSILIAMTENLAFQLRRGDKLTGCINVKIKYSDFNTYSKQLRVPYGSADHILIPKILDLFERLYNRRLLVRLIGIRFSHLVSGNYQINLFDDTESALNLYNALDKMREKYGDRSVVRASGLGAKTIGRMTNPFNGLPPVVLAHRKQ, from the coding sequence ATGAAAAAGCAAATCATACATCTGGATCTAGATACATTTTACGTTTCCGTAGAACGTAAAATGGATGCCCGCCTTAGGAACAAGCCGCTTCTTGTAGGAGGTACTAGTGATCGTGGCGTGGTAGCGGCTTGCAGTTATGAAACTAGAGGTTATGGTGTTCATAGTGGTATGTCTATGAAATTAGCAAAACAACTGTGCCCAGAAGCTATTGTTATAAGAGGCAACGCAGGAACCTACTCTAAACATTCAGATGAGGTCACTGAAATCATCAAACAAGAAACACCTCTTTTTGAAAAATCTAGTATCGATGAGTTCTATGCTGATCTTACTGGTATGGACCGGTTTTACGGTTGCTATAAACTAGCCACAGAAATAAGGAATAAGATCATCAAAGAAACCGGACTGCCTATATCCTTCGGTCTTTCCATCAATAAAGTAGTCTCTAAAATTGCTACAGGCGAGGCAAAACCAGACAGCCAGCTCATGATCAATGACGGTTGTGAGAAAGAGTTTATGGCACCGCTTTCCATCAAAAAGATTCCGCAAGTGGGTGATAAAACCTATCAAACCTTAAGACATCTAGGCGTACGTAAAATACAAACCATACAAGAAATGCAAGAAGATATGATGGTACGGGTACTAGGAAAAAATGGGAGCATGATCTGGCGACGGGCGCAAGGTGTGGACAATAGGCCCGTCGTCGCTTTCAATGAACGTAAATCTATTAGTACAGAGCGGACCTTTGATAAAGATACCATCGACGTCCATAAATTGAAATCTATATTGATCGCCATGACAGAAAACCTGGCGTTCCAACTGAGAAGAGGCGATAAACTTACCGGCTGCATCAATGTCAAGATTAAATACTCTGACTTCAACACCTACTCTAAACAATTGCGAGTTCCTTACGGCAGTGCAGACCACATCTTGATTCCAAAGATTCTGGATCTGTTCGAACGTCTTTATAATCGGCGATTACTGGTGCGTTTGATAGGCATCCGCTTCTCCCATTTAGTAAGTGGAAATTATCAGATCAATCTTTTTGACGATACTGAAAGTGCCTTGAACTTGTACAATGCACTAGACAAAATGAGAGAGAAATATGGTGACCGCAGCGTGGTGCGAGCCTCTGGGCTAGGAGCTAAAACCATAGGGCGCATGACAAATCCATTCAATGGCTTACCGCCGGTGGTGCTGGCGCATAGGAAGCAATAG
- a CDS encoding SOS response-associated peptidase: MCGRASVITPEALLEKRFNAAFAKGVHLEENVNISAGNKIPVITSAMPNHIQTFTLGYTPHWAHKQTYMINARAEGSYNPENDPAYTGPMGIFQKPMFRHAIKSQRCLVLVDAFIEGPKQEKLNKPYLVYPNRDRGPFALAGIYDTWQHPLTGELHHTVAIVTTGSNRLTQRIGHHRGPLVLSREQEEQWLDQDLSVKELSAIMKPFNSKGFNAYPISQKIKNPDANGLELLKPIGEKLFKDYDRCLYERLKYTSEDTLNIREERLVEGDQFVLF; this comes from the coding sequence ATGTGTGGTAGAGCGTCCGTAATAACACCAGAAGCACTTTTAGAGAAACGTTTTAATGCCGCTTTCGCGAAAGGGGTTCATCTAGAAGAGAATGTAAACATCAGCGCAGGTAATAAAATACCAGTGATCACTAGCGCTATGCCTAACCACATACAAACATTTACGCTAGGATACACTCCTCATTGGGCACACAAGCAAACCTACATGATTAATGCCCGTGCGGAAGGAAGTTACAATCCAGAAAATGATCCAGCCTACACAGGTCCAATGGGCATTTTTCAAAAACCAATGTTTCGGCATGCCATCAAATCACAGCGGTGTCTTGTGTTAGTAGACGCATTTATTGAGGGTCCGAAACAAGAAAAGCTCAACAAACCCTATTTAGTATATCCTAATAGAGATCGTGGACCTTTCGCCCTAGCTGGTATATATGACACGTGGCAACACCCATTAACTGGAGAGCTGCATCATACTGTTGCCATTGTAACAACTGGTTCAAACAGGTTGACACAACGTATAGGACATCATCGCGGTCCCTTAGTACTCTCTAGAGAACAAGAAGAACAATGGCTAGATCAGGATCTTTCTGTAAAAGAGCTATCTGCTATAATGAAGCCATTCAACTCTAAAGGGTTCAACGCCTATCCGATCTCACAAAAAATTAAAAATCCAGATGCGAATGGATTAGAGTTATTGAAGCCTATAGGTGAAAAGCTGTTTAAAGATTACGATAGATGTCTTTATGAGCGTCTTAAATATACCAGTGAAGATACCTTGAACATTAGAGAAGAGCGCCTGGTAGAGGGTGACCAGTTTGTACTCTTTTAA
- a CDS encoding LexA family transcriptional regulator: MAQDISTEAKRFKQVREDLGKTQSEFADLLDAGSTTADIERGKKKITGKIVTELLRQFHINPLWLYGTSFNKYLETSQNTAPKIITMDASERENMIMVPIKASAGYASNVLDTDWYNELPAFNIPLPQYKEGSYRAFQVNGDSMLPVLQPNEWVMARAVENVRQANDNKIHVVVTPDTVVVKKLRKTESPESILLISLNRDYPVIEQTVAEINELWEVNSKLSFDLDVYEGQEAMISLKQGLDSLRSEIASIKKGTV; this comes from the coding sequence ATGGCACAAGACATCTCAACTGAGGCAAAGCGATTCAAACAGGTACGTGAGGATCTAGGAAAAACACAAAGTGAGTTTGCAGACTTACTTGATGCAGGGAGTACAACGGCAGATATTGAACGCGGTAAAAAGAAAATTACCGGTAAGATCGTAACAGAACTGTTACGGCAGTTTCACATCAATCCATTATGGTTGTACGGTACTAGTTTCAATAAGTATTTAGAGACGAGTCAGAATACGGCGCCTAAGATTATTACTATGGACGCCAGTGAAAGGGAAAACATGATTATGGTGCCTATCAAAGCCAGTGCAGGATATGCCAGTAATGTACTAGATACAGACTGGTATAATGAGCTTCCCGCATTTAATATTCCTTTACCTCAGTACAAGGAAGGAAGTTATAGAGCTTTTCAAGTGAATGGTGATAGTATGTTGCCAGTGCTTCAACCTAATGAATGGGTCATGGCGCGCGCTGTGGAAAATGTGCGACAAGCAAATGACAATAAAATTCATGTGGTGGTGACACCAGATACTGTAGTTGTAAAAAAGCTGCGAAAAACAGAGTCCCCTGAAAGTATATTGTTAATATCCTTAAATAGAGATTATCCAGTAATTGAACAAACTGTGGCTGAAATCAATGAGCTTTGGGAGGTCAATTCAAAACTAAGCTTTGATTTAGATGTTTATGAGGGACAAGAGGCGATGATTTCGCTCAAGCAGGGTCTAGATAGTTTAAGAAGTGAAATTGCCAGCATAAAAAAAGGAACCGTTTAA